From a single Scylla paramamosain isolate STU-SP2022 chromosome 28, ASM3559412v1, whole genome shotgun sequence genomic region:
- the LOC135114856 gene encoding E3 ubiquitin-protein ligase RFWD3-like isoform X1 has translation MTPNTKPSHMCFTSAAVCQPPSAWTHRYMELFLQGMMAQQHLPLEAMEVEYDSDDTEVIDITLEGNEDDEGEEEEEGSITPSIYELDIEDVTSPQLGRRRRTTAAVAAATVAATTAASVHQPGNSFVERLTSTGIPGEGEEADEEGSRSPIIQELSFEDVRIPQFGRRTPPPVEAAVQQQDSREGSQMENTGNPEIRRPATVQDADLEEEQQEIQGLQGLHSEAAAAEEPPQPEEPQHASSSSQGLHSPHPSPAPPPSVPPDNSCTQQQTTPPLSSQSQEARISVSLPEGAGPSVEASVSNPAEMLIPPAVAGPSTSVVPLSSTPKKQSADAAPAPPSPESEDEGQTCPICFDPWTNKGDHRLSSLKCGHLFGYECISKWLQGSTKRNRGKCPQCNAKVTKKDIRIIYAKNIKVLDTTEKMIMKELEKEREEKRRLEVEHAQTKLKYELKSQLVVKLQEELKMLKASALGTGHLGVSSSKAGESSSLKKRLVFREWLDVCREGGCRVMAHNEWLSMLVVSMPSQVGMFPGYGVKKINLLDLRVDRYVPLHQKQIRDLAFNPAKHDLLLSVGMDRMVKITNICSNAPVAHFIASAPLWCCSWSTTEITVFYVGTASGHLQQYDTRDTSGPVATIELPGSGPAVSMTYIHPGPESSLTWGGLLVAHLQSCFFVEAGMPGEAKSHQLPLDGTFTSMSCEGDTCHVLVSCRPSQRYPHARHAVCLLQQVTASLEEGGGQRRTVTTQPVHTFQGGTTQKVLTRSILTRPPFPGYSPLVCASDESTQSIYVWELSSMNCLQQLRYSDIVVDLLQVTIGETPHLVALTEKGVRLYRWDN, from the exons ATGACCCCCAACACAAAACCCTCACACATGTGTTTTACA AGTGCAGCAGTATGTCAGCCTCCTTCAGCATGGACACATAGATACATGGAGCTTTTCCTGCAAG gcatgATGGCACAGCAGCACCTTCCCCTTGAGGCCATGGAGGTGGAGTATGACTCTGATGATACAGAGGTCATCGACATCACTCTGGAAGGGAATGAGGATG atgaaggggaggaggaggaagaaggcagcATAACTCCGAGTATTTATGAACTAGATATT GAGGACGTAACGAGCCCTCAgcttggaagaagaagaagaacaacagcagcagtggcagcagcaacagtggcagcaacaacagcagcatcagtacATCAGCCAGGAAATA GTTTTGTTGAGAGGCTGACCAGCACTGGTATTCcaggtgaaggggaggaagcaGATGAGGAAGGCAGCAGAAGTCCCATCATTCAGGAACTGAGTTTT GAAGATGTTAGGATCCCACAGTTTGGAagaagaacaccaccaccagtggaAGCAGCAGTGCAGCAGCAGGACTCCAGGGAGGGAAGTCAAATG GAAAACACAGGGAACCCTGAAATCAGAAGACCAGCAACAGTGCAAGATGCAGATCTGGAAGAGGAGCAACAGGAGATTCAAGGG CTACAAGGACTGCActcagaagcagcagcagcagaggaaccACCACAGCCTGAGGAGCCACAGCATGCATCGTCCTCCTCTCAAGGGCTTCACAGTCCACAcccctcacctgcccctcctccctctgtgCCACCAGATAATTCTTGTACCCAGCAgcaaaccacaccaccactctccAGCCAGAGCCAAGAAGCAAGGATTTCTGTTAGCCTTCCTGAAGGTGCTGGCCCTTCTGTTGAAGCTAGTGTTTCCAATCCAGCTGAAATGCTCATCCCCCCTGCAGTGGCTGGACCCAGTACCTCAGTTGTCCCCTTAAGCAGTACACCTAAGAAACAGTCTGCAG ATGCAGCCCCAGCTCCACCCTCTCCAGAAAGTGAAGATGAAGGACAGACCTGCCCCATCTGTTTTGATCCATGGACCAACAAGGGCGATCatcgcctctcctccctcaagTGTGGCCATCTGTTTGGCTATGAATGCATCTCCAAGTGGCTTCAAGGAAGTACCAAAAGAAACAGGGGAAAATGCCCCCAGTGTAATGCCAAGGTTACCAAGAAGGACATCCGGATCATCTATGCCAAGAACATAAAGGTGCTGGACACAACTGAGAAGATGATCATGAAGGAGTTGGAAAAAGAGCGAGAGGAGAAGCGAAGGTTGGAAGTTGAACATGCTCAGACCAAGCTAAAGTACGAACTGAAAAGCCAGCTAGTGGTGAAGCTGCAGGAGGAATTGAAGATGCTGAAGGCATCAGCCTTGGGAACAGGTCATTTAGGGGTGTCATCTTCCAAGGCAGGAGAGTCCAGCAGTCTCAAGAAGAGGTTGGTGTTCAGGGAGTGGCTGGACGTGTGTCGGGAGGGTGGCTGTCGTGTGATGGCCCACAATGAATGGCTGAGCATGCTGGTGGTGTCCATGCCCAGCCAGGTGGGCATGTTTCCTGGGTATGGTGTTAAGAAGATCAACCTGCTGGACTTACGGGTAGACCGCTATGTGCCGCTACATCAGAAGCAGATCCGGGACCTGGCATTCAACCCAGCCAAGCACGACCTGCTCCTCTCGGTGGGAATGGATCGAATGGTCAAGATCACCAACATCTGTTCCAATGCACCTGTGGCACATTTCATTGCCTCAGCTCCCCTGTGGTGCTGCTCCTGGAGTACCACCGAGATCACTGTGTTCTATGTGGGTACTGCCTCTGGCCACCTACAGCAGTATGACACCCGGGACACATCAGGCCCTGTGGCCACCATTGAGCTGCCTGGCTCAGGTCCGGCCGTCTCCATGACATATATCCACCCGGGGCCAGAGTCCTCCCTGACATGGGGTGGTCTGTTGGTGGCCCATTTACAGTCGTGCTTTTTTGTGGAGGCTGGGATGCCAGGAGAGGCCAAGAGTCACCAGCTGCCCCTGGACGGCACCTTCACCTCAATGTCATGTGAGGGTGATACCTGCCATGTGCTAGTGTCCTGCCGTCCCTCACAGCGCTACCCACACGCCCGCCATGCTGTGTGTCTTCTGCAGCAAGTGACAGCTTCTTTGGAGGAAGGTGGGGGACAGAGGCGGACAGTGACAACCCAGCCAGTACACACCTTCCAGGGGGGCACCACTCAGAAGGTGCTGACTCGCTCCATACTGACACGCCCACCTTTCCCAGGCTACAGTCCGTTGGTGTGTGCTAGTGATGAGTCCACTCAGAGCATTTATGTCTGGGAACTCAGCTCCATGAACTGTCTGCAGCAACTGCGGTACTCAGACATCGTGGTGGATCTGCTGCAGGTGACCATTGGGGAGACTCCCCACCTGGTGGCACTCACCGAGAAAGGTGTGAGGCTATACCGCTGGGATAACTAG
- the LOC135114856 gene encoding E3 ubiquitin-protein ligase RFWD3-like isoform X2 — translation MTPNTKPSHMCFTSAAVCQPPSAWTHRYMELFLQGMMAQQHLPLEAMEVEYDSDDTEVIDITLEGNEDDEGEEEEEGSITPSIYELDIEDVTSPQLGRRRRTTAAVAAATVAATTAASVHQPGNSEGEEADEEGSRSPIIQELSFEDVRIPQFGRRTPPPVEAAVQQQDSREGSQMENTGNPEIRRPATVQDADLEEEQQEIQGLQGLHSEAAAAEEPPQPEEPQHASSSSQGLHSPHPSPAPPPSVPPDNSCTQQQTTPPLSSQSQEARISVSLPEGAGPSVEASVSNPAEMLIPPAVAGPSTSVVPLSSTPKKQSADAAPAPPSPESEDEGQTCPICFDPWTNKGDHRLSSLKCGHLFGYECISKWLQGSTKRNRGKCPQCNAKVTKKDIRIIYAKNIKVLDTTEKMIMKELEKEREEKRRLEVEHAQTKLKYELKSQLVVKLQEELKMLKASALGTGHLGVSSSKAGESSSLKKRLVFREWLDVCREGGCRVMAHNEWLSMLVVSMPSQVGMFPGYGVKKINLLDLRVDRYVPLHQKQIRDLAFNPAKHDLLLSVGMDRMVKITNICSNAPVAHFIASAPLWCCSWSTTEITVFYVGTASGHLQQYDTRDTSGPVATIELPGSGPAVSMTYIHPGPESSLTWGGLLVAHLQSCFFVEAGMPGEAKSHQLPLDGTFTSMSCEGDTCHVLVSCRPSQRYPHARHAVCLLQQVTASLEEGGGQRRTVTTQPVHTFQGGTTQKVLTRSILTRPPFPGYSPLVCASDESTQSIYVWELSSMNCLQQLRYSDIVVDLLQVTIGETPHLVALTEKGVRLYRWDN, via the exons ATGACCCCCAACACAAAACCCTCACACATGTGTTTTACA AGTGCAGCAGTATGTCAGCCTCCTTCAGCATGGACACATAGATACATGGAGCTTTTCCTGCAAG gcatgATGGCACAGCAGCACCTTCCCCTTGAGGCCATGGAGGTGGAGTATGACTCTGATGATACAGAGGTCATCGACATCACTCTGGAAGGGAATGAGGATG atgaaggggaggaggaggaagaaggcagcATAACTCCGAGTATTTATGAACTAGATATT GAGGACGTAACGAGCCCTCAgcttggaagaagaagaagaacaacagcagcagtggcagcagcaacagtggcagcaacaacagcagcatcagtacATCAGCCAGGAAATA gtgaaggggaggaagcaGATGAGGAAGGCAGCAGAAGTCCCATCATTCAGGAACTGAGTTTT GAAGATGTTAGGATCCCACAGTTTGGAagaagaacaccaccaccagtggaAGCAGCAGTGCAGCAGCAGGACTCCAGGGAGGGAAGTCAAATG GAAAACACAGGGAACCCTGAAATCAGAAGACCAGCAACAGTGCAAGATGCAGATCTGGAAGAGGAGCAACAGGAGATTCAAGGG CTACAAGGACTGCActcagaagcagcagcagcagaggaaccACCACAGCCTGAGGAGCCACAGCATGCATCGTCCTCCTCTCAAGGGCTTCACAGTCCACAcccctcacctgcccctcctccctctgtgCCACCAGATAATTCTTGTACCCAGCAgcaaaccacaccaccactctccAGCCAGAGCCAAGAAGCAAGGATTTCTGTTAGCCTTCCTGAAGGTGCTGGCCCTTCTGTTGAAGCTAGTGTTTCCAATCCAGCTGAAATGCTCATCCCCCCTGCAGTGGCTGGACCCAGTACCTCAGTTGTCCCCTTAAGCAGTACACCTAAGAAACAGTCTGCAG ATGCAGCCCCAGCTCCACCCTCTCCAGAAAGTGAAGATGAAGGACAGACCTGCCCCATCTGTTTTGATCCATGGACCAACAAGGGCGATCatcgcctctcctccctcaagTGTGGCCATCTGTTTGGCTATGAATGCATCTCCAAGTGGCTTCAAGGAAGTACCAAAAGAAACAGGGGAAAATGCCCCCAGTGTAATGCCAAGGTTACCAAGAAGGACATCCGGATCATCTATGCCAAGAACATAAAGGTGCTGGACACAACTGAGAAGATGATCATGAAGGAGTTGGAAAAAGAGCGAGAGGAGAAGCGAAGGTTGGAAGTTGAACATGCTCAGACCAAGCTAAAGTACGAACTGAAAAGCCAGCTAGTGGTGAAGCTGCAGGAGGAATTGAAGATGCTGAAGGCATCAGCCTTGGGAACAGGTCATTTAGGGGTGTCATCTTCCAAGGCAGGAGAGTCCAGCAGTCTCAAGAAGAGGTTGGTGTTCAGGGAGTGGCTGGACGTGTGTCGGGAGGGTGGCTGTCGTGTGATGGCCCACAATGAATGGCTGAGCATGCTGGTGGTGTCCATGCCCAGCCAGGTGGGCATGTTTCCTGGGTATGGTGTTAAGAAGATCAACCTGCTGGACTTACGGGTAGACCGCTATGTGCCGCTACATCAGAAGCAGATCCGGGACCTGGCATTCAACCCAGCCAAGCACGACCTGCTCCTCTCGGTGGGAATGGATCGAATGGTCAAGATCACCAACATCTGTTCCAATGCACCTGTGGCACATTTCATTGCCTCAGCTCCCCTGTGGTGCTGCTCCTGGAGTACCACCGAGATCACTGTGTTCTATGTGGGTACTGCCTCTGGCCACCTACAGCAGTATGACACCCGGGACACATCAGGCCCTGTGGCCACCATTGAGCTGCCTGGCTCAGGTCCGGCCGTCTCCATGACATATATCCACCCGGGGCCAGAGTCCTCCCTGACATGGGGTGGTCTGTTGGTGGCCCATTTACAGTCGTGCTTTTTTGTGGAGGCTGGGATGCCAGGAGAGGCCAAGAGTCACCAGCTGCCCCTGGACGGCACCTTCACCTCAATGTCATGTGAGGGTGATACCTGCCATGTGCTAGTGTCCTGCCGTCCCTCACAGCGCTACCCACACGCCCGCCATGCTGTGTGTCTTCTGCAGCAAGTGACAGCTTCTTTGGAGGAAGGTGGGGGACAGAGGCGGACAGTGACAACCCAGCCAGTACACACCTTCCAGGGGGGCACCACTCAGAAGGTGCTGACTCGCTCCATACTGACACGCCCACCTTTCCCAGGCTACAGTCCGTTGGTGTGTGCTAGTGATGAGTCCACTCAGAGCATTTATGTCTGGGAACTCAGCTCCATGAACTGTCTGCAGCAACTGCGGTACTCAGACATCGTGGTGGATCTGCTGCAGGTGACCATTGGGGAGACTCCCCACCTGGTGGCACTCACCGAGAAAGGTGTGAGGCTATACCGCTGGGATAACTAG